In a single window of the uncultured Dysgonomonas sp. genome:
- a CDS encoding glycoside hydrolase family 3 C-terminal domain-containing protein encodes MKKKTKAFISLLCVLFFSTIAVAQNNIAGISTSVNEKTVNAIADNNLKTNWKLTSKDLQQSQWLMFSLQNAGDVNAIAIDCEGITPQELQKLLSVYITYDPMNLGIPVSYTVSVKDKASVLSFTPKYGAHVRFVFKEGVLKKDLLIKEVSVSILDKKAEIANVALEDRAYMNPDLPLELRVENLLSVMTVEDKMELLREGWGIPGIPHLGVPAIQKVEAIHGFSYGSGATIFPQSIGMSATWNKRLIEEAAMAIGDETVSANAVQAWSPVLDVAQDARWGRCEETYGEDPVLVTEIGGAWIKGYQSKGLMTTPKHFAAHGAPLGGRDSHDIGLSEREMREIHLVPFRDIYKKYKYQSIMMSYSDYLGVPVAKSKELLKGILRDEWGFDGFIVSDCGALGNLTARKHYTAIDKVEAARQALAAGIATNCGDTYNDPDVIAAAKRGVLNMDDLDFTCKTLLRTLFRNGLFENNPCKPLDWNKIYPGWNSPEHQALARKTAQESIVLLENKGNTLPLSKSLKTIAVIGPGADNLQPGDYTSKPQPGQLKSVLTGIKAVVSSSTKVLYEEGCRFIGTEGTDIAKAVKAAESADVAVLVLGDCSTSEALKGITNTSGENHDLATLILPGEQQKLLEAVCKTGKPVVLILQAGRPYNLSYAAENCQAVLVNWLPGQEGGYATADVLFGDYNPAGRLPMTFPRDVAQLPLYYNFKTSGRVYDYVDMAYYPLYQFGYGMSYTSFSYSDLNVSLEKDGSVSVNTTVTNTGKIAGDEVVQLYITDMYASVKTRVMELKDFDRIHLNPGESKKVSFVLTPYQLSLLNDEMDRVVEKGLFKIMVGGKSPSYVAKDRIKDSVGFIEAKDGVNGEIDYPLDFSADFAITVVSVEDLPGKDAKVANVLVTNKGTLTDIGKLMMYIDGKRVGDTRHYDLEPGEEKQFRIEISQDEFKTLQFTSKYKSTTYTNR; translated from the coding sequence ATGAAAAAAAAAACGAAAGCATTTATTAGCCTGCTATGTGTCCTGTTTTTCTCCACCATAGCAGTGGCGCAGAATAATATTGCGGGAATTTCTACATCAGTCAATGAAAAAACGGTCAACGCCATTGCTGATAATAATCTGAAAACGAATTGGAAACTAACCTCAAAAGACTTACAACAATCGCAATGGTTGATGTTTTCGTTACAGAATGCAGGAGATGTAAATGCAATTGCCATAGACTGTGAGGGAATAACACCTCAGGAATTGCAAAAACTACTGTCGGTATATATAACATACGATCCTATGAATCTGGGGATTCCTGTTAGTTATACAGTGTCGGTGAAGGATAAGGCATCAGTATTGTCATTTACTCCGAAATATGGAGCGCATGTCCGTTTTGTATTTAAGGAAGGTGTACTGAAGAAAGACTTATTAATAAAAGAGGTATCAGTATCCATCCTTGATAAAAAAGCGGAAATAGCAAACGTGGCTTTAGAAGACAGGGCTTATATGAACCCTGACCTGCCACTGGAGCTTCGTGTAGAGAATTTATTGTCCGTAATGACTGTAGAAGATAAAATGGAACTGCTTCGCGAGGGATGGGGAATACCCGGTATACCGCATTTGGGAGTTCCTGCCATACAAAAAGTGGAAGCGATACACGGCTTTTCTTATGGCAGCGGTGCAACTATATTTCCTCAGTCGATAGGTATGAGTGCTACATGGAATAAGCGGCTGATAGAAGAAGCCGCTATGGCTATCGGAGACGAAACCGTAAGTGCTAATGCGGTACAGGCATGGTCGCCGGTATTGGATGTTGCACAGGATGCCCGTTGGGGGAGGTGTGAAGAAACTTACGGCGAAGACCCTGTTCTGGTTACGGAAATAGGAGGCGCATGGATAAAGGGATACCAGTCGAAAGGCTTGATGACGACTCCTAAGCATTTCGCAGCACACGGAGCACCTCTGGGAGGAAGGGATTCTCACGATATAGGACTTTCTGAGAGGGAAATGCGGGAAATACACCTTGTACCTTTCAGGGATATCTATAAAAAATATAAGTATCAATCGATAATGATGTCGTATTCCGATTATCTGGGAGTTCCGGTAGCCAAAAGTAAAGAGCTCCTGAAAGGAATTCTGCGTGACGAATGGGGCTTTGACGGGTTCATTGTCAGTGATTGCGGAGCCTTGGGTAATCTTACTGCCCGCAAGCATTATACAGCAATAGATAAGGTGGAAGCTGCAAGACAGGCTCTTGCCGCAGGCATTGCCACTAATTGCGGAGATACCTATAATGACCCTGATGTAATTGCGGCAGCTAAAAGAGGGGTACTGAATATGGACGATTTGGATTTCACTTGTAAAACTCTCCTGCGTACATTATTCAGAAACGGATTGTTCGAGAATAATCCTTGTAAACCTCTCGACTGGAATAAAATATATCCCGGATGGAATTCACCGGAGCATCAGGCATTAGCCCGCAAAACAGCTCAGGAGTCTATTGTGTTGTTGGAAAATAAAGGAAATACTCTACCATTATCAAAGTCGCTTAAAACAATTGCAGTAATCGGCCCGGGAGCGGATAACCTGCAACCAGGAGATTATACATCCAAACCTCAGCCGGGACAGCTAAAATCTGTGCTTACAGGTATTAAGGCAGTAGTAAGTAGCAGTACAAAAGTATTGTATGAGGAAGGATGCCGTTTTATCGGCACAGAAGGAACTGATATAGCAAAGGCTGTGAAAGCAGCGGAAAGTGCAGATGTGGCGGTACTTGTGTTGGGGGACTGCTCTACTAGTGAAGCACTGAAAGGGATAACCAACACTTCGGGAGAAAACCACGATCTTGCCACATTGATATTACCGGGAGAACAGCAGAAATTGTTGGAAGCTGTGTGCAAAACAGGAAAACCGGTTGTCCTGATATTACAGGCCGGACGTCCTTACAATCTGTCTTATGCTGCCGAAAATTGCCAGGCTGTACTTGTAAACTGGTTGCCGGGTCAGGAAGGAGGCTATGCGACCGCAGATGTGCTTTTCGGAGATTATAATCCTGCCGGACGCTTGCCTATGACATTTCCAAGAGATGTGGCCCAGCTACCATTGTATTACAATTTTAAAACATCGGGACGGGTATATGATTATGTAGATATGGCATATTATCCTTTATATCAGTTCGGTTATGGGATGAGCTATACATCATTCAGCTATTCGGATTTGAATGTATCATTAGAAAAGGATGGAAGTGTGTCGGTGAATACTACGGTGACAAATACGGGAAAGATAGCCGGAGACGAAGTTGTACAGTTATATATAACCGATATGTATGCCAGTGTAAAAACACGTGTGATGGAACTGAAAGACTTTGATCGGATTCATCTCAACCCGGGAGAGTCGAAGAAAGTGTCCTTCGTTCTTACTCCCTACCAGCTATCATTACTTAATGATGAGATGGACAGGGTGGTAGAAAAAGGGCTGTTCAAGATAATGGTCGGAGGAAAGAGTCCATCCTATGTAGCCAAAGACCGTATTAAAGATAGTGTTGGTTTTATAGAAGCTAAGGATGGAGTAAACGGGGAAATAGATTATCCTCTGGACTTTAGTGCAGATTTTGCGATAACAGTCGTAAGCGTTGAAGACCTCCCCGGAAAAGATGCAAAAGTGGCTAATGTGCTGGTTACCAATAAAGGAACCCTCACTGATATAGGTAAGCTGATGATGTATATCGACGGAAAGAGAGTAGGGGATACACGCCATTATGATTTGGAACCCGGTGAAGAAAAGCAATTCAGGATTGAGATATCACAGGATGAATTCAAGACCTTACAATTTACATCGAAATATAAAAGCACAACCTATACAAATAGATAA
- the porV gene encoding type IX secretion system outer membrane channel protein PorV, with protein MRNIVTKILILICLFISVAGFSQNKEYNPIETAVPSLTIAPDARSGGMGDVGAATMPDAYSQYWNPAKYAFATSKASFALSYTPWMRSVVNGISLLNAVGYYKLGIENNQALSASLRYFSIGDVYLADAQGEFISTVAPSELAVDIGYSRKLTETFSGSVVIRYLRANYSGIEDEGTSDGTFAADIAGYNESYINIGKSESLLGIGFNISNVGGKISNGGYNRESFIPANLRVGASLIYPLDEKNSLTIAADLNKLLVPTPPVLKDGESIEDYRVRVLEYEKMSSFKGIFKSFGDAPGGFSEEMKEITWALGLEYDYDSKFRLRTGYANESAMKGNRKYLTFGTGLKINAFQLDAAYILATNSSNPLDQTLRFSLAFDFEAIMKLLNK; from the coding sequence ATGAGAAATATTGTAACTAAAATACTGATTTTGATATGCTTATTCATTTCAGTTGCAGGATTTTCACAAAACAAAGAATATAATCCGATAGAAACAGCAGTTCCCTCATTAACTATTGCGCCCGATGCACGTTCGGGCGGGATGGGCGATGTTGGAGCAGCGACAATGCCTGATGCTTATTCTCAATACTGGAATCCGGCAAAATATGCTTTTGCAACCAGTAAAGCCTCTTTCGCCTTGTCATATACTCCATGGATGCGGAGTGTAGTGAATGGAATATCTCTGCTCAACGCTGTAGGTTATTACAAACTGGGAATAGAAAATAATCAGGCATTGAGTGCATCTCTACGATATTTTTCGATAGGAGATGTATACCTGGCCGATGCACAAGGTGAGTTTATAAGCACTGTCGCTCCATCAGAACTGGCTGTGGATATCGGATATTCACGTAAATTGACGGAGACATTTTCCGGGTCGGTAGTTATCCGTTATCTACGAGCCAACTATTCCGGCATAGAGGACGAAGGAACTTCCGACGGTACATTTGCCGCAGATATTGCGGGTTATAACGAATCTTATATTAATATCGGAAAGTCTGAAAGTCTTTTGGGAATTGGATTTAATATATCTAATGTAGGAGGAAAAATATCTAACGGCGGGTATAATAGAGAAAGTTTTATTCCTGCGAATCTTAGAGTGGGCGCATCGTTAATATATCCTTTGGATGAAAAGAATTCATTAACTATTGCCGCCGATCTGAATAAGTTGTTGGTACCTACCCCCCCTGTTCTAAAAGATGGTGAATCGATAGAAGATTATAGAGTAAGAGTTCTCGAATACGAAAAGATGAGTTCTTTCAAGGGGATATTCAAGTCTTTTGGAGATGCTCCCGGTGGATTTTCGGAAGAGATGAAAGAAATAACATGGGCGTTGGGGCTTGAGTATGATTATGATAGTAAATTCAGGCTGAGAACAGGTTATGCGAATGAGAGCGCAATGAAAGGGAACCGAAAATATCTGACATTTGGAACAGGCCTTAAAATAAATGCATTCCAATTAGATGCTGCTTATATACTGGCAACTAATAGCTCAAATCCGTTGGACCAGACATTACGTTTTTCTCTGGCATTCGATTTTGAGGCTATTATGAAATTACTGAATAAATAG
- a CDS encoding glycoside hydrolase family 3 C-terminal domain-containing protein, whose translation MSAGLKAQQKDVYLDEKAPTHDRIMDLLSRLTIEEKISLLRATSPGIPRLQIPKYYHGNESLHGVVRPGRFTVFPQAIGLASMWNTELHYKIATAISDEARGRWNELEQGKLQTQRFTDLLTFWSPTVNMARDPRWGRTPETYGEDPYLSGVLGTAFVKGLQGDDPRYLKIVSTPKHFAANNEEHNRFVCNPQISERQLREYYFPAFEMCVKDGQSASIMSAYNAINDVPCTANPWLLTKVLRHDWGFNGYVVSDCGGPSLLVSAMKYVKTKEATATLSIKAGLDLECGDDVYMQPLLNAYNQYMVSKADIDTAAYRVLRARMHLGLFDDPDLNPYNKISPSVVGSAEHKQLALEAARQSIVLLKNDKRTLPLNPKKVKSIAVVGINAGNSEFGDYSGIPANAPISILQGIKDKVGDNAKIVYAPWKSAMDGKEMISAPYFPGGLKTEYFSNMELSGTPKVRTEEWVNFEPANQAPDPFIPAFPVSIRWSGKLHPEVSGNYTIYYTADDGSRLFINGEKLIDAWVERSIATDSVSLYLEGGKEYDIRAEYFNNRDNAVAKLYWKVPDVGTKQRLDMYGEAGKAVRECEQVVAVLGINKTIEREGQDRYDIHLPADQEEFIREIYKVNPNIVVVLVAGSSLAINWMDEHVPAIVNAWYPGEQGGTAVAEVLFGEYNPGGRLPITYYNSLEEIPAFDDYDITKGRTYQYFKGKPLYPFGYGLSYTTFAYKNLQINDNRDNVKVSFELKNTGSMNGDEVSQVYVKIPSSGIVMPIKELKGFQRSTLKKGGTKNVEINIRKDLLRYWDDATETFITPKGEYEFMVGSSSQDIKLTKKFTLN comes from the coding sequence ATGTCAGCCGGTTTAAAAGCCCAACAGAAAGATGTATATCTGGATGAAAAAGCGCCGACACATGATCGTATAATGGATTTGTTATCGAGGCTTACCATAGAAGAAAAAATAAGCCTTCTCAGGGCTACTTCTCCGGGAATTCCCCGTTTGCAAATACCGAAGTATTATCATGGAAACGAATCATTGCACGGAGTTGTCCGTCCTGGTCGTTTTACGGTTTTCCCACAGGCAATAGGTCTGGCAAGTATGTGGAATACTGAGTTGCATTACAAAATAGCAACAGCCATATCCGATGAAGCCCGTGGCCGGTGGAATGAACTGGAACAGGGTAAATTACAGACTCAGCGTTTTACCGACCTGCTTACATTCTGGTCGCCTACCGTGAATATGGCCCGTGATCCGCGATGGGGGCGTACGCCTGAGACTTATGGGGAAGATCCCTATCTGTCTGGTGTATTGGGTACTGCATTTGTAAAAGGATTGCAGGGCGACGATCCTCGTTATCTTAAAATCGTTTCCACTCCTAAACATTTCGCTGCTAATAACGAGGAACACAACCGGTTTGTTTGCAATCCCCAAATATCGGAGAGGCAACTGCGCGAGTATTATTTTCCGGCCTTCGAAATGTGTGTGAAAGATGGTCAATCTGCATCTATCATGTCTGCATATAATGCCATAAATGATGTTCCTTGTACGGCCAATCCATGGCTATTGACGAAGGTTCTGCGCCACGATTGGGGCTTTAATGGTTATGTTGTTTCCGATTGCGGAGGACCGAGTTTATTGGTGTCGGCAATGAAATATGTAAAAACAAAGGAAGCTACCGCTACCCTGTCCATTAAGGCAGGACTCGATCTCGAATGCGGCGATGATGTGTATATGCAGCCGTTGCTGAATGCATACAATCAGTATATGGTAAGCAAGGCAGATATAGATACGGCTGCATACCGCGTACTGAGGGCAAGAATGCATCTGGGATTATTCGATGATCCTGATCTTAATCCTTATAACAAAATATCGCCATCGGTTGTTGGTTCGGCAGAGCATAAACAACTGGCTCTTGAGGCGGCTCGCCAGAGTATTGTTTTATTAAAAAATGACAAGCGGACTTTACCATTGAATCCTAAAAAAGTAAAATCTATAGCTGTAGTTGGTATTAATGCAGGAAACTCCGAATTTGGAGATTATAGCGGCATTCCGGCCAATGCTCCGATTTCTATCTTGCAGGGAATTAAAGACAAGGTAGGGGATAATGCGAAAATAGTATATGCGCCGTGGAAATCAGCGATGGACGGTAAAGAGATGATTTCAGCCCCTTATTTTCCCGGAGGCCTGAAAACGGAATATTTCAGTAATATGGAACTCTCGGGTACCCCAAAAGTGCGCACTGAAGAATGGGTAAACTTCGAACCTGCCAATCAGGCACCCGATCCGTTTATTCCTGCGTTTCCGGTATCTATCCGCTGGTCGGGTAAATTACATCCTGAAGTATCAGGAAATTATACGATATATTATACCGCCGATGATGGTAGCCGACTGTTTATCAATGGAGAGAAATTAATCGACGCATGGGTTGAGCGTAGCATCGCTACTGATTCGGTGTCTTTATATCTTGAAGGAGGTAAAGAATATGATATCAGGGCCGAATATTTCAATAACCGCGACAATGCTGTAGCCAAGCTATATTGGAAGGTACCGGATGTTGGGACAAAGCAGCGTCTGGATATGTACGGTGAGGCCGGAAAAGCCGTCAGGGAATGTGAGCAGGTAGTAGCTGTTTTAGGGATAAATAAAACCATCGAGCGCGAAGGGCAAGACAGGTATGATATCCATTTACCTGCCGATCAGGAGGAATTTATCAGGGAAATATATAAAGTCAATCCTAATATTGTAGTAGTGCTGGTTGCCGGAAGTTCTCTGGCTATCAATTGGATGGACGAGCATGTCCCTGCCATCGTGAACGCATGGTATCCGGGAGAGCAGGGCGGAACAGCCGTTGCAGAAGTATTGTTCGGAGAATATAACCCGGGAGGACGATTGCCAATTACATATTATAACAGTCTGGAAGAAATCCCGGCTTTCGACGACTACGATATTACCAAAGGACGTACTTATCAATACTTTAAAGGGAAGCCGTTGTATCCGTTCGGCTATGGATTAAGTTATACAACATTCGCTTACAAAAACTTACAAATAAATGACAACCGGGATAATGTCAAAGTCTCCTTTGAATTGAAAAATACCGGAAGCATGAATGGCGATGAGGTTTCTCAGGTATATGTAAAAATCCCTTCTTCGGGAATCGTTATGCCAATAAAAGAATTGAAAGGTTTTCAGCGCAGCACGCTGAAAAAAGGCGGGACGAAAAACGTAGAGATAAATATAAGGAAAGATCTGTTGAGATATTGGGACGATGCAACTGAAACATTCATTACACCTAAAGGCGAATACGAGTTTATGGTTGGAAGTTCGTCTCAGGATATAAAATTGACAAAGAAATTTACATTGAACTAA